One Candidatus Methanoperedens sp. genomic window carries:
- a CDS encoding DUF1249 domain-containing protein has translation MNIYERIYQKLEKIGIMNITGSVHLKSKSFMDLVVERLGDNHYSLTHYYELNGDLCPNPDMEVKIIPDQKIGEALSYQDQFGYRQVYERNKVDLKAKKELNAFLDFWLTNLINQGFAQK, from the coding sequence ATGAATATCTATGAAAGAATTTACCAGAAATTAGAGAAGATCGGAATAATGAATATAACCGGATCGGTTCATCTTAAGAGTAAAAGTTTTATGGATTTGGTAGTTGAACGCCTGGGTGACAATCATTACAGCCTTACCCATTACTATGAACTTAACGGTGATCTTTGTCCAAATCCCGATATGGAAGTAAAAATTATACCAGATCAGAAAATTGGTGAGGCATTGTCTTATCAAGATCAATTTGGTTATCGCCAGGTTTATGAGAGGAATAAAGTCGATCTAAAGGCGAAAAAGGAACTTAACGCTTTTCTTGATTTCTGGTTAACAAACCTTATCAATCAAGGATTTGCTCAAAAATGA